In Methanococcus voltae, the sequence CACTGTCTCCACTGTGGATACCTGCTTCCTCGATGTGCTCCATAATTGCCCCTAAAAATACGGTTTCTCCGTCGCATATTGCATCCACATCAATTTCAGTAGCTTCTTCTAAGAATTTATCTACTAAAATAGGGTGGTCTGATGATACTTTAACAGCTTCACGCATATAATCTTTTAATTCCTCAGTATTATATACAATTTGCATAGCCCTACCGCCTAAAACGTATGATGGTCTTACAAGTACCGGATAACCTATTTTTTCAGCAATAACTATCGCTTGGTCTTCACTAAATGCGGTTGCACCTTCAGCTTGTGGTATTTGTAATTTATCGAGCACTTTTAAGAATTGTTCCCTGTCTTCGGCTAAATCAATTGAGTGAGGGCTTGTACCTAAGATATTTACGCCAGAATTTTGTAATTTCATAGCAAGGTTAATGGCTGTTTGACCGCCGAATTGTACGATTACACCTAAAAGATTATCTTTTTTGCTCTCGTTTTCGATTATATCCATTATTTGTTCGTAAACTAAAGGTTCAAAGTAAAGTTTATCTGATGTATCATAATCCGTACTTACGGTTTCAGGGTTGTTATTTACGATTATTGCCTCGATACCCATTTCTTTTAAAGCAAAAATAGCGTGTACAGTGGAATAATCAAATTCTACACCTTGACCTATCCTAATAGGTCCTGAACCTAATATAATTACTTTTTTTCGGTCTGAAGCGTTGCTTTCGTTTTGCGCCTCATCGATGTATCTTTCATAACAGGAGTAGTAATACGGAGTCGCTGCTTCAAATTCTGCGGAACAAGTGTCCACCATTTTATAAACAGGTGTCAAATTTAACTGTTTTCTAAATTCCCGAATTTCTTCTTCGGATTTATTCAAAAGATTTGCTAATTGTACATCGGAAAAACCATACATTTTGGCCTTTAAAAATACTTCTTTTAATTTTTTATTATCTATAATCATAAAATCCCCTAATAAACCTATAATCTTATTCTTATAATCCAATTTAGAACTTTAATTAATAATTAATTACTTTAGTAAATTAATTTAAACTTAATTTAAACTTAATTTATTATTAAATAAGTTTTCCTAAAACTTCGAGTTCTTTTTTTGTTTCAATTATCTTATTCATTTCTATGATGAAAAATTCATCAATTCCTGTTAATTCACAGACTTCCCTAATTGACCAGCCTTTATCTAAAGCTTCAGCAATTATAAATATCCTTTCGTCTGTTGCATTCTTTAAAATTTCGTTTATTTCGTCGTTAGAGTGTTCATTATCCTTTCCATCTCCAATAATACCATATCTACCGATATCTAAACTTCTAATTGCTTTTTGAAGTGCTTCCTGGAAAGTTCTTCCTATAGCCATAATTTCACCAGTTGATTTCATAGCTGTCCCTAATCTTTTATCAACGGTTCTAAACTTGTCAAATGGCCATCTTGGGATTTTTACAACTACATAATCTAATGTAGGCTCAAAACTTGCAGGTGTTTCCTTTGTAACGTCGTTTAAAATTTCGTCAAGTGTCATACCTAAAGCTATTTTTGCAGCTATTTTTGCTATTGGGTAGCCAGTTGCTTTACTTGCAAGTGCAGAGCTTCTTGAAACCCTCGGATTTACTTCAATTACTACATAATCAGTTCCTTCAGGATTTACTGCGAATTGAACATTACAGCCACCTTCAATTTGTAAGTGTCTTATAATTTGTAAAGCAGAATCCCTTAGTAATTGGTGTAATTCATCGCATAAAGTCTGTGATGGTGCTACAACGATACTTTCACCGGTATGTATACCCATAGGGTCTATATTCTCCATATTACATACTACAATACAGGTATCGTTCTTATCTCTCATAACTTCGTATTCAAATTCTCTCCAACCCAATAAACTTTGGTCGATTAAAACTTGATGTATCATTGAATAAGCGAGTCCTTTTTCCGTTATCTCGATTAATTCTTCCTCGTTATTAGCTACACCGCCACCAGTTCCACCTAATGTAAATGCAGGTCTTACAATTGCAGGATAGCCCAATTCTTTAGTAGCTTTAATTGCATCTTCCACTGAATTAACAGCTGCAGATTTAGCAATAGGCTGATTTATCTCTTCCATTGCCTTGTTGAATAAATCACGGTCTTCCGAGGTTTCGATTACCTCTTCAGTTGAGCCTAAAAGTTCAATGTTATATTTTTCCAATATTCCTCTTTTGGATAATTCAATGGCGAGATTTAGCCCAGTTTGTCCCCCCATTGTAGGTAAAATAGCGTCCGGTGTTTCTTTTTGTATGATTTTTTCAAGTATTTTTGGATTTAAGGGCTCCAAGTATACTTTATCTGCAATGTTGGTGTCTGTTTGAATTGTTGCAGGATTTGAGTTAACCAAGATGGTGTAAATACCTTCTTCTTTTAATGATTTACAGGCTTGAGAACCTGAAAAATCAAATTCTGCGGCTTGCCCGATTACAATGGGTCCTGAACCCAATATCATTACCTTTTTAATATCTTGTCTTTTCAAAGTTCCACCTTATGATATTGTAAAATTTTTAAAATTTTTAAAATTAATGTAATAAGCCATAATTTAAGATTTTTCAATTTTAAAATTGATATTCAAATTATCAGAATATTATATATTAACATATTTATAGTATCGCATAATTGATATAATTAAATATATTAATTAATATCCCATATATAAAATAATATTATTATAGCTTATTTTAATCTATTAATCCATTATTCTATTATTCTATTATTCTATTATTCTACTTTAATTTTCTCAGCGTTAATATGCTCATTAAAACTGAAATCATTGTCGAAGAAAGCAAAGTGGCGAATGCACCACCCAATATTCCATATATCGGTATTAATAACAGGTTAAATACTGCGTTTAAGACTATTCCTAACGATATTACATATAAGGGTATTTTTGCATAACCCATTCCTTGAAGAGAAGATGCACAGAGTGTATAAATACTCATTACCGATGCAGATAATGACAAGACTATTAAACTATTTGATACATTCACATTTGAAATTCCAAAAGATAATTTTAAAATATCATTTGCAAAAATTATAAAAATTGCCAATAATGGTAGTAATATTGTAAAATTTAATAGTAGGGACTTCTTTAAGTATTTTAAAGACTTTACAGATTTTATGTTGGATTTTGCCATTCTCGGGATTAGTACGGTTGAGATGGAAGCAGCAAATAAAAACAATAACTTAGAAATTAAAGACGCATAGCCGTATAATCCATTATCATAAGCTCCCAATATGCTCATTATAAATATACTGTCCAAATCATTTAATAAACGGTAAGATGTAGCAGTTAATGCAATAGGAATAGCATAAATTAACACTTTGTTTGCCATTATCTTGTTATCGTTAGAATTACTATATTTAGTACTTTCAAATCTTTCAGTTTGTCTTTTATACCTATTGAGATACTTGAAAATTATATAAAGCCCTAAAAGACCACCTAACAAATATCCTACTGAAACAGATAGTAAAACGCCAGTTATTCCGAAAAATAACGCCAATGGGATTAAAAATACAACTTTTGAAGTATGTTCTAATATCCAAGTCAAAGATAATTGCTTTATTTTTAGATTACCTTGCAATACACCTCTTGACCAAGAAATAAACGCTGAAAGAGGTATTGAAAGTGCTATGGCATAATAATAAATATCTGGAAGGGTTTTATAATCCCCACCTAAGATATATTTCAAGGAAATTGCCAGCAAGGCTCCAAAAAATGAAAAAAATACCATATATTTCAATATTTTAAATTCCCATACATTAGTATTTTCAACATAGTAATCTGTTTCGAATTTTTCCATTTGTTTTTTTGAATTATCTTCCGATATAAATTTAGCCATTGCTGGAGGAATTCCCGAGCAAAAAAAGATTACAATAGTGTCCGTAATCGGTAAAAGTCCCCTTACTACACCAAAACCTTCAGTACCTACCATAAAAGGTATTATTAAAAAAAATAAATATAATATTAATTTAGAGTAGAGATTTGACAATATCATATAAAAACTATCTTTAAAAAGACCATCTTCTGAATTTTTAAGTCCTTTTAATTTGTTTAATTTTTTTAATTTAGAATATTGGTTCTTCATAATCTTCATAGACATCATCGATATAGTATTCAAATTTATCCTTGTCGTCCTCATAATCATTTTTATTATGAATATGGGCACTCTTTTTATTATCCTGAATTTCTTCTTCGTTATTCAAGTTAATAATCATTAATTCTTCCGCACTTGTAGAATCATCTTCATCAATTTCGTATTCATATTCTTGTTCCATATTAAATTCCATAGCGTAATCATTATTGTCTTCGAAGTGATAATCGTCATCATCAGGTAAATTTCCATTATTTGACTTGTTTCCGAACAGTTTGGTTAAATCTACACCCATATTTGTACTAAGAGGTATTAAATCCCTCCTAATTTTCTTTTTACCATCTTCTTTTGTACCGACATTGTTTTCAGACTCTAAATTTAACTTATTAATTTTATCCAATTCAGCATCAAAATCTTCGATATCATTATCAATATTATTATTATTATTATTATTATTATTATTATCAATATCCTTATCTAAAGATATCTTATTTTTATTATTAATATTATCTATATTCTCAATATTTGAGATGTCAAATTTGTCAATATCTTTAGTATTATCAATTTTGTTTTTCTCATTAAGTATATCAGTTTTATCATATTTAATATCGTTATTTTCATTATGTTCATTATTATATTCAACCGAATTATTTGATATATCATTATCAAATTCGTTAAATTTAGTATCTAAAGCATCAAATATTAAATCATTGATTAAATCATTTAATTGACCATATTCGATATTATTTTCTAATTCAGAGGATTTTAAATCATTTTTATTATTTTTGATGTTGCAATTATTATTGTTAACATTATTAGGATTATTAGGATTATTGTTAAGATTTTTATTTTCGATATCTACAATAACAGGGTTGTTTTCAACCGAATTATTGATTTTAGCAGGCGTATTTTCGATATTGTTAATTTTTTCATTAACATTATCATTTTTTATTGCTGGAGGTTTTAATTTCGATTCAGCTTCTGATTTTGCAGATATAGTATTATTTAAATTTTTATTTAAAGTTGCATTTTTTGAATTTATAAGGTTAGATAACTTAACAATATTATTCCTTATAGATTTTGAATTTGGATTTAAAGATAGTGCATGTTTTAAACATACTCTTGCCTTTTCATACTGCTTTCTCTTGTAAAATTCAAGTGCTTTTGCGTTCCATTCATATGGCAATCTTGATTTTAAAATTTTTTGGATGAATTGCAAATTTTTTAAGGCAATTTTTGAATTTGGATTGCAAACATATGCTTTCTCAAAATAATAATGAGATTTTAAATAATTTTTATTTTTATAGTACTCTAATCCTAATTTACTCCATTTTTCATATTTTTCAAGATTAGAACGCTCAATTTTTTTCGTTAATTTCTTTTTATAAACCATTGCTGGCTGGTATTGTGCATTGAAGTATAAACACTTGTTTGCATATGTAAGTGCTGTTTCGTAATCATCGAGTGCAGTATATACTAAACACATACCAAAAAGTGCTAAAAAATCACTTGAATTTATACGTAATATCCGTTTAAAGTAGCCAATTGCATCAGAATACTTCTTATCGTTGAAATATGCAATTCCTTGAACGTATAGCTTATAAGTTTGTTGATTCGAGGGCATTTAACTCACTCCCACTATGCTCTCCGTTATATCTATTATTTTATGATGGACATTTATGGATATAATAAATATGGGTATGATACTATATAAAATATTTTATATAATCGTTATAAATTCACTAAATTAAAATTAAAAAATAGTAAATAATAAATAAAAAATAATAAATAAAAAATAATAAATAAAAAATAATAAATAAAAAAAGTTATGGTTAATAAAAGAATAAATAAATAATTAGGTATGTTATATTATAAATTAAGCACTTTTGAAAACTCTAACGCTTTTTTAAAACATTTTTTAGCTTCTTCAGGATTGTCTTGTTCTAATAACTGTGCTTTTTGAATCCACAAATTAGGATTTTTAGGTGCAAGTTTTAAAGCATTTGTGATGCATTGCATTGCAAGATTATCACGCCCTAATTCGTGATATATTGAAGACATAAGGTTCCATATCTCATATTCATTTTCAGCCATCTTTCTTGAGGAAATTACTCTTTTGAAGCATATTAGTGCTTTTTCATAATCTGGCTTATTTGAATTACAGTTTAAAACTCCTTCTTCAAACCAATTTACCGCTGTATCTTCCATATTTAACACCTGGGACAATATATGTCAATATGCACAATATAAATTTAATAAGTATGTTTTTTTGGGCTTTGACATAACTTATAAGTTTATACATTGTTGCAAAGCTTAGCGATTGCCAATACATATTGTTAAGTTTAATTATGCCTTAAGTGAGTATATAAAATTTTTGTGTATGTTGTTTGTGAGGTAAAATCTACAAAAAAATTATGTAATGTTTATATCATATGGGGGAAATATGTAATAGTGAAATAATCTGAATAAATTACAGTATAAAGGTAATTTAGATAAAATAATTAGTTTAATAAAGGCAAATAATAAATGTAAATTAAATAACTAATTAATGTAAAAATAAAAAATAATAACATATATAAAAAATAATTATAAAATAATTATAAAATAATTATAAAATAATTATAAAATAATTGTAAACTAAAAATATTACAAAAAACAAGGAGATACGATGATATTAACGATATTGGTAGATAACAACGCAGAACTTTTAAGCAGAGATTTATATGGGGAACACGGATTATCACAGTTTATTGAAGTAGATGGAAAACAAATATTACACGACACTGGTTTTTCAGATTTATTTATTGAAAATGCTGAAGAATTAGGTATTAATGTGGCAAATATTGATTATTTAGTATTTTCACACGGTCATGATGACCATACTGGCGGTTTAAAATATTTAATAGAATATATGAAAGAATTTAGAACCAAAAAACAAAAACCAATTTTAATTGCTCACGAAGCTGTTTTCGATAGGAAATTTAAAAGGGACGAAGAAATCGGTTGTATGGTAGATATTAAAGAAATTAAAAAAGCTTTTAACGTACAATTGTCTAAAAAAATGCAAAAGATAACTGATAATTTATATTTCTTGGGTGAAATTGAAAGAAATAACGATTTTGAACTTATAAATAACCCATATAAAAAACTCGTTAAAGATGAAAATGGCAACGATGTGTACGTTGATGACTATATTGTTGAAGATAGTTCTCTTGTATACGTTAAAACCGACGAAAAAAACCCCGATAAAAAAGAACTCGTAATAATCAGCGGTTGCGCACACTCTGGTATATGTAATACAATTGAAATGGCTAAAAAATTAATTGGAGACTACCCTGTAATTAGTGCAATTGGCGGTATTCACCTTATAAAACCTTCAGAGGACAGAATTGTTAAAACCTGCGAGTATCTTAAAGGTTTAAATATGGAATCATTATATGCTTGCCACTGTACTGATTTAAATTCAAAAATCAGACTTGCACAAGAAAATCCTGTAAAAGAGCTTGGTGTTGGTACAATCTTAGAATTTTAAATTATTGAATTTAAATTATTGAATTTAAATTATTGAATTTAAATTATTGAATATTGATTTTACCAAATTATATTTATTTTTTTTATTTTTTTAAAAAAGTTTCTTATTTTTTTATTTTTATTCTTAAGTTTAAGTGCATTTATTTTTAATTAAAAATTATAAAATAGTAAAAGATTAAGAATTAAATCATTAATCTTATTGTGCTTCAGCTTTTTCTTCTTCAGCTTTTTCTTCAGCAACTGGTGTTTCAACACCGATTTCCATTACATCGGATTTGTAAACTTCTACTCTTCTTAATGGGAATAATTTTTTACATTCGCCGTAGATTTTTGAACCCATAGCGCCCATTAACATAGCGTGAACAAATTCAGGGAATGTTAATTCTTTTGACATATCTCTGATGATTTGTTCTGTTTTTAATCTGATTTCTGTTTTATGGTGGTCTCTTGCTCTAACAGCTGTTAAAACTAAAGCTTTAACTCTTAATTTGAAGCCGTCTTTTGTT encodes:
- the carB gene encoding carbamoyl-phosphate synthase large subunit; the protein is MDNKKLKEVFLKAKMYGFSDVQLANLLNKSEEEIREFRKQLNLTPVYKMVDTCSAEFEAATPYYYSCYERYIDEAQNESNASDRKKVIILGSGPIRIGQGVEFDYSTVHAIFALKEMGIEAIIVNNNPETVSTDYDTSDKLYFEPLVYEQIMDIIENESKKDNLLGVIVQFGGQTAINLAMKLQNSGVNILGTSPHSIDLAEDREQFLKVLDKLQIPQAEGATAFSEDQAIVIAEKIGYPVLVRPSYVLGGRAMQIVYNTEELKDYMREAVKVSSDHPILVDKFLEEATEIDVDAICDGETVFLGAIMEHIEEAGIHSGDSACVIPPQTLSEETLNTIQEHTTNLALELGVVGLLNIQYAIKDGKVYIIEANPRASRTIPYVSKSVGVPLAKIATNVIMGKKLKDMDCEGVAKAKYVSVKEAVFPFLKLPGVDPVLSPEMKSTGEAIGIDKDFGLAFYKSQLSANMELPTSGTVFISVRNRDKDNIVDIAKKFADLGFDIVATAGTARELRQFGMDVMEIKKISEGKKGSIIELAQKSGVDLMINTSSGDKAKTDGYLIRRVAVELNIPYFTTLQGALASLRAIESINNNAELDVYSLNELEY
- the carB gene encoding carbamoyl-phosphate synthase large subunit, with the translated sequence MKRQDIKKVMILGSGPIVIGQAAEFDFSGSQACKSLKEEGIYTILVNSNPATIQTDTNIADKVYLEPLNPKILEKIIQKETPDAILPTMGGQTGLNLAIELSKRGILEKYNIELLGSTEEVIETSEDRDLFNKAMEEINQPIAKSAAVNSVEDAIKATKELGYPAIVRPAFTLGGTGGGVANNEEELIEITEKGLAYSMIHQVLIDQSLLGWREFEYEVMRDKNDTCIVVCNMENIDPMGIHTGESIVVAPSQTLCDELHQLLRDSALQIIRHLQIEGGCNVQFAVNPEGTDYVVIEVNPRVSRSSALASKATGYPIAKIAAKIALGMTLDEILNDVTKETPASFEPTLDYVVVKIPRWPFDKFRTVDKRLGTAMKSTGEIMAIGRTFQEALQKAIRSLDIGRYGIIGDGKDNEHSNDEINEILKNATDERIFIIAEALDKGWSIREVCELTGIDEFFIIEMNKIIETKKELEVLGKLI
- a CDS encoding flippase — encoded protein: MKNQYSKLKKLNKLKGLKNSEDGLFKDSFYMILSNLYSKLILYLFFLIIPFMVGTEGFGVVRGLLPITDTIVIFFCSGIPPAMAKFISEDNSKKQMEKFETDYYVENTNVWEFKILKYMVFFSFFGALLAISLKYILGGDYKTLPDIYYYAIALSIPLSAFISWSRGVLQGNLKIKQLSLTWILEHTSKVVFLIPLALFFGITGVLLSVSVGYLLGGLLGLYIIFKYLNRYKRQTERFESTKYSNSNDNKIMANKVLIYAIPIALTATSYRLLNDLDSIFIMSILGAYDNGLYGYASLISKLLFLFAASISTVLIPRMAKSNIKSVKSLKYLKKSLLLNFTILLPLLAIFIIFANDILKLSFGISNVNVSNSLIVLSLSASVMSIYTLCASSLQGMGYAKIPLYVISLGIVLNAVFNLLLIPIYGILGGAFATLLSSTMISVLMSILTLRKLK
- a CDS encoding tetratricopeptide repeat protein, with product MPSNQQTYKLYVQGIAYFNDKKYSDAIGYFKRILRINSSDFLALFGMCLVYTALDDYETALTYANKCLYFNAQYQPAMVYKKKLTKKIERSNLEKYEKWSKLGLEYYKNKNYLKSHYYFEKAYVCNPNSKIALKNLQFIQKILKSRLPYEWNAKALEFYKRKQYEKARVCLKHALSLNPNSKSIRNNIVKLSNLINSKNATLNKNLNNTISAKSEAESKLKPPAIKNDNVNEKINNIENTPAKINNSVENNPVIVDIENKNLNNNPNNPNNVNNNNCNIKNNKNDLKSSELENNIEYGQLNDLINDLIFDALDTKFNEFDNDISNNSVEYNNEHNENNDIKYDKTDILNEKNKIDNTKDIDKFDISNIENIDNINNKNKISLDKDIDNNNNNNNNNNIDNDIEDFDAELDKINKLNLESENNVGTKEDGKKKIRRDLIPLSTNMGVDLTKLFGNKSNNGNLPDDDDYHFEDNNDYAMEFNMEQEYEYEIDEDDSTSAEELMIINLNNEEEIQDNKKSAHIHNKNDYEDDKDKFEYYIDDVYEDYEEPIF
- a CDS encoding MBL fold metallo-hydrolase, yielding MILTILVDNNAELLSRDLYGEHGLSQFIEVDGKQILHDTGFSDLFIENAEELGINVANIDYLVFSHGHDDHTGGLKYLIEYMKEFRTKKQKPILIAHEAVFDRKFKRDEEIGCMVDIKEIKKAFNVQLSKKMQKITDNLYFLGEIERNNDFELINNPYKKLVKDENGNDVYVDDYIVEDSSLVYVKTDEKNPDKKELVIISGCAHSGICNTIEMAKKLIGDYPVISAIGGIHLIKPSEDRIVKTCEYLKGLNMESLYACHCTDLNSKIRLAQENPVKELGVGTILEF